In the Maribacter sp. MJ134 genome, one interval contains:
- a CDS encoding GMC oxidoreductase, with translation MNQDNTYDAIVVGTGISGGWAAKELCENGLKTLVLERGPMVEHIKDYKTMNDDSWDYPLRGELSKEDKEKYHKQRRVNWAPREDVKHFFVNDLEHPYEEIKRFDWIRGYHVGGRSLTWGRQSYRWSDLDFKANKEEGIGVDWPVRYRDIAPWYDKVEEYIGVSGENLGLAQLPDGKFQPPMDLNCAEEEFKSAVSDKFDDGRLVTIGRVAHITDKDAKVEGRNPCQYRNRCWRGCPFGGYFSSNSSTLPAAERTGNMTLRPNSIVHEVVYDDKTKRATGVKIIDAETNEALTFNAKVIFLCASAMASVGIMLQSKSERFPNGLGNDSDALGRGIMDHHYKLGATAKIDGYLDKYYKGRRPNGFYIPRFVNLDEKTKREGYLRGFGYQGTASREDWSSSVAEMGYGSALKEEILKPGKWQIGVTGFGEFLPYDDNRVMLSTTKKDKWGLPQLAFDVEFKENEYRMREDIKKEIVAMFKASGFKDVQPYDEPSGPGLGIHEMGGARMGHSSKTSIVNKHNQVHLVPNVYMTDGAFMSSSSCVNPSLTYMAFTARAANHAAKEFKAGKFS, from the coding sequence ATGAATCAAGATAACACGTATGACGCAATCGTCGTAGGAACAGGAATAAGCGGTGGTTGGGCTGCCAAGGAATTGTGTGAGAATGGCTTAAAGACCTTAGTCTTGGAGCGAGGTCCAATGGTGGAACATATTAAGGATTACAAAACCATGAACGATGACTCATGGGACTATCCACTTAGGGGAGAACTTTCCAAAGAAGATAAAGAGAAATACCATAAACAACGTCGCGTAAATTGGGCTCCACGGGAAGACGTAAAACACTTCTTTGTGAACGACTTGGAACATCCTTATGAAGAAATAAAGCGTTTTGATTGGATAAGAGGATATCACGTTGGTGGACGTTCACTGACATGGGGCAGACAAAGTTACCGCTGGAGCGATTTAGATTTTAAAGCAAATAAAGAAGAGGGTATTGGTGTAGACTGGCCTGTTCGCTATAGGGACATAGCGCCATGGTACGACAAGGTAGAGGAATATATAGGCGTAAGTGGAGAAAACCTTGGTTTGGCACAATTACCAGATGGCAAGTTTCAGCCACCAATGGACCTAAACTGTGCCGAGGAAGAATTTAAATCTGCCGTTTCAGATAAATTTGACGATGGCAGGCTGGTTACCATTGGCAGGGTGGCGCACATCACCGATAAGGATGCTAAAGTAGAGGGAAGAAATCCGTGTCAATATAGAAATAGATGTTGGAGGGGCTGCCCATTTGGGGGTTATTTTAGTAGTAATTCTTCTACGTTACCCGCCGCGGAACGCACCGGAAACATGACTCTGAGACCAAATTCCATTGTTCATGAGGTGGTCTATGACGACAAGACCAAAAGAGCGACCGGGGTAAAGATTATTGACGCAGAAACCAATGAGGCACTAACCTTTAATGCAAAGGTCATATTTTTATGTGCTTCCGCAATGGCCTCCGTTGGCATCATGCTGCAGTCTAAATCAGAGCGTTTTCCTAACGGTCTAGGAAACGATTCAGATGCACTGGGTAGAGGAATTATGGACCATCACTACAAACTAGGGGCCACCGCTAAAATCGATGGATATCTGGACAAATACTACAAAGGCAGAAGACCCAATGGCTTTTACATTCCTCGTTTTGTAAATCTAGACGAAAAGACCAAAAGAGAGGGTTATCTAAGAGGCTTTGGTTACCAAGGAACTGCAAGCAGAGAAGATTGGTCCTCTTCTGTAGCCGAAATGGGTTATGGGTCTGCGCTGAAGGAAGAAATACTCAAACCTGGAAAATGGCAAATAGGTGTTACCGGGTTCGGTGAATTCTTACCTTACGACGATAACCGGGTAATGTTAAGCACAACCAAGAAAGATAAATGGGGTTTACCACAGCTTGCCTTTGATGTGGAATTCAAGGAGAACGAATATAGAATGAGGGAGGATATCAAAAAAGAGATTGTAGCAATGTTCAAAGCTTCGGGATTTAAAGATGTACAGCCGTACGACGAACCATCCGGACCAGGGTTGGGTATTCATGAAATGGGAGGTGCGAGAATGGGTCACTCTTCAAAAACTTCAATCGTCAACAAGCACAATCAGGTACATCTTGTACCCAATGTGTATATGACTGATGGTGCTTTTATGAGTAGTTCTAGTTGTGTAAATCCATCTTTGACCTATATGGCGTTCACAGCGAGAGCAGCCAACCATGCGGCCAAGGAATTTAAGGCCGGGAAGTTTTCTTGA
- a CDS encoding ASCH domain-containing protein, translated as MENASANNMWGDYLKNHLEDVFQEAPKADYFCDNEKDANECAALVKKGIKRATSHSLLGLQYRNEPLPKIGDFLVVTNWEGKAQCIVQTTAVKLKPFFSIDKSYAKLEGEGDKSLAYWKKVHWDYFTRELEPFGRVPRESMIIVCEEFEKVF; from the coding sequence ATGGAAAACGCTTCTGCTAACAACATGTGGGGAGATTACTTGAAAAATCATCTTGAGGATGTCTTTCAAGAGGCACCAAAAGCCGATTACTTCTGTGATAATGAAAAGGATGCCAACGAATGCGCCGCCTTGGTAAAAAAGGGCATTAAAAGAGCCACCTCACATTCTTTACTTGGTTTACAATATAGGAATGAACCACTTCCTAAAATAGGAGATTTCTTAGTGGTTACAAACTGGGAGGGTAAAGCACAATGCATTGTACAAACGACCGCGGTAAAACTTAAACCATTTTTTAGTATCGATAAAAGCTATGCTAAGTTGGAAGGGGAAGGAGACAAAAGTTTAGCATACTGGAAAAAAGTTCACTGGGACTATTTTACCCGTGAATTGGAACCTTTTGGACGTGTTCCGAGAGAAAGTATGATTATTGTATGTGAAGAATTCGAAAAAGTATTTTAA
- a CDS encoding Gfo/Idh/MocA family protein, protein MPKKIRLGILGGGGDSLIGVLHRVASHINDNYQITGAVFNPDFDANLAFAKEIDVPLNRIYKDFDTFIEEEMKLPVEERIQVCSVLTPNFLHFPMAKKLLDNGFHVICEKPMTTTLEEAKILQEAHKKAGTVFALTHTYTGYPMVRQMREMIKAGVLGRIHKVDARYYQGWINTIIHDKDKRSSVWRLDPKKAGISSCMGDIGVHAFNLVEFTTGLRVKSLLCDFNYLYEDNQMDVDGTVLIRLGDHVKGVIRGSQVATGEENGLAIAIYGEKGAFRWEQEKPNFLYKMSDTEPMQVYKPGHAYNSELSLDGTKLPAGHPEGIFDSMANIYLGAARAIRGDQYNDGEFPTMTDGVRGMDFIESTVVSHKNGNTWVQLEE, encoded by the coding sequence ATGCCAAAGAAGATTAGATTAGGAATTTTAGGAGGGGGAGGAGATTCTCTTATTGGAGTTTTGCATAGGGTAGCTTCCCATATAAACGATAATTATCAGATTACCGGTGCTGTTTTTAATCCGGATTTTGATGCCAACTTGGCTTTTGCGAAGGAGATAGACGTTCCTCTAAATAGAATTTACAAGGATTTCGATACGTTTATAGAAGAGGAGATGAAGCTTCCTGTTGAAGAACGGATTCAGGTTTGTTCAGTCCTTACGCCAAATTTCCTGCATTTCCCTATGGCAAAGAAGTTGTTGGATAACGGGTTTCATGTTATATGCGAAAAACCGATGACCACAACATTGGAAGAAGCTAAGATATTACAAGAGGCCCATAAAAAAGCAGGAACTGTTTTCGCTTTGACACACACCTACACGGGTTATCCAATGGTGCGTCAAATGAGAGAAATGATCAAAGCGGGCGTCCTTGGAAGAATACATAAGGTAGATGCCAGATATTACCAAGGTTGGATAAACACCATTATCCATGATAAGGACAAACGTTCTTCTGTTTGGAGGCTGGACCCTAAAAAAGCCGGGATAAGTTCTTGTATGGGAGATATTGGCGTACATGCCTTTAATCTGGTAGAATTCACCACTGGGTTAAGAGTAAAATCATTGCTGTGTGATTTCAATTACCTGTATGAAGACAATCAGATGGATGTGGACGGTACCGTACTCATCCGTTTGGGAGATCATGTAAAAGGTGTTATTAGAGGCAGTCAGGTAGCTACTGGAGAGGAAAACGGTTTGGCAATTGCAATTTATGGTGAAAAGGGTGCCTTTAGATGGGAACAGGAAAAACCGAATTTCCTTTATAAAATGAGCGATACGGAGCCCATGCAGGTATACAAACCTGGCCATGCTTATAATTCCGAGCTTTCCTTAGATGGAACAAAACTTCCTGCTGGCCATCCAGAGGGTATTTTTGATTCTATGGCCAATATTTATCTGGGAGCTGCACGTGCCATAAGGGGAGATCAATATAATGACGGAGAATTTCCTACCATGACCGATGGTGTACGTGGTATGGATTTTATTGAATCTACGGTAGTATCACATAAGAACGGAAATACCTGGGTGCAATTGGAAGAGTAA
- a CDS encoding nucleoside permease: MKTGVRIQLCIMMFLEFFIWGGWFVTLGTFLGRNINATDGQIAQAFSTQSWGAIVAPFIIGLIADKYFNAERILGVLHIIGAGLLYMMYGTTSFALFYPFVLGYMILYMPTLALVNSVSFNQMKNPAKEFSLVRVFGTIGWIFAGLLISYFFHWDSDVGISAGLLKNTFLMTAIASLVLGVFSFTLPKTPPKAQSPEKLTLSEMVGLDALKLLKDKNFFIFFLSSVLICIPLAFYYQNANPFLVEIGMENPTGKMTLGQISEILFMLLLPYFFTRFGFKKTILVAMLAWAVRYLLFAYGNTGTLGFILLIGIALHGICYDFFFVSGQIYTDSKAGVKYKSSAQGLITLATYGVGMLIGFWIAGEISNSHTLSNGTHLWDAIWLYPSGFAAIVLVLFALLFKSEKIDYKS, encoded by the coding sequence ATGAAAACCGGGGTCCGAATACAGCTTTGTATTATGATGTTTTTGGAATTTTTTATCTGGGGAGGATGGTTCGTTACGCTCGGTACTTTTCTGGGGCGTAATATTAACGCTACGGACGGGCAAATAGCCCAGGCATTTTCTACGCAGTCATGGGGCGCCATCGTCGCTCCTTTTATAATAGGGTTAATTGCAGATAAATATTTTAATGCGGAAAGAATACTCGGTGTTCTTCATATTATTGGTGCTGGGCTGCTTTACATGATGTACGGAACTACCTCGTTTGCCCTCTTTTATCCCTTCGTTCTCGGATATATGATACTATATATGCCAACCTTGGCCTTGGTTAATTCCGTTTCTTTTAATCAAATGAAGAATCCGGCGAAGGAGTTTTCCTTAGTGCGTGTTTTTGGTACGATAGGTTGGATTTTTGCTGGGCTTTTAATCAGCTATTTTTTTCATTGGGACTCCGATGTCGGGATTTCTGCAGGTTTGCTCAAAAATACTTTTTTGATGACGGCTATTGCTTCCCTGGTACTTGGAGTGTTTAGTTTTACGCTACCTAAAACACCTCCAAAAGCCCAAAGCCCGGAAAAATTAACCTTGTCCGAGATGGTAGGTTTAGATGCGCTAAAATTATTGAAGGATAAGAACTTCTTCATATTCTTTCTCTCTTCCGTTTTAATCTGTATTCCCCTAGCTTTTTATTATCAAAACGCGAATCCGTTCTTGGTAGAAATAGGAATGGAAAATCCGACGGGAAAAATGACCTTAGGGCAAATCTCCGAAATTCTCTTTATGCTATTATTACCATATTTCTTTACGAGATTCGGGTTTAAGAAGACCATTCTTGTTGCCATGCTGGCCTGGGCGGTGCGGTATTTGCTTTTTGCTTACGGTAATACAGGAACCTTAGGATTCATATTATTGATAGGTATAGCACTGCACGGTATTTGTTATGATTTCTTTTTTGTTTCCGGACAAATTTATACGGATAGCAAAGCCGGAGTCAAATATAAAAGTTCCGCTCAAGGCTTAATAACATTGGCTACATACGGCGTAGGAATGTTAATAGGTTTTTGGATAGCAGGGGAAATTTCCAATAGTCATACGCTTAGCAATGGAACCCATTTATGGGATGCTATTTGGTTATATCCATCGGGCTTTGCAGCGATTGTGTTGGTTTTGTTCGCTCTTTTGTTCAAATCTGAAAAAATCGACTATAAATCTTAG
- a CDS encoding DinB family protein, with protein sequence MKVFFNELFDYNFYCNKKIIDNAMTLEKLPEKSQDLFSHILNAHHIWNARILGRPSDFDVWVKHPIKDWADIHYENQRSSFEITTNADNFEKRIDYENTEGRLFTNTLQDMLFHIINHSTNHRGQIATDFRNNDIQPIVLDYVYYKR encoded by the coding sequence ATGAAAGTTTTTTTCAACGAGCTTTTTGATTACAATTTTTATTGTAACAAGAAAATTATAGACAACGCTATGACCCTGGAGAAGCTTCCTGAAAAAAGTCAGGATCTCTTTAGTCATATATTAAATGCCCATCATATTTGGAATGCTAGAATCTTAGGTAGACCATCGGACTTTGATGTTTGGGTTAAACATCCGATTAAGGATTGGGCAGACATTCACTATGAAAACCAAAGGAGTTCTTTTGAAATTACCACTAACGCGGATAATTTTGAAAAGAGAATAGATTACGAAAATACCGAGGGCAGACTATTTACCAATACCCTCCAGGATATGCTTTTTCATATAATAAACCACTCAACAAACCATAGGGGACAAATAGCCACAGACTTTAGAAATAACGACATACAACCCATTGTATTAGACTACGTTTACTACAAAAGATAA
- a CDS encoding sugar phosphate isomerase/epimerase family protein, whose translation MAEPAPFFTLSLAQWSIHRMIREDGVDPYTFAEKAKNWGFTGLEYVSQLYNPELSDAEYSEEAMASFVNKSNAEAEKHGMKNVLIMIDGQGNLAVSDEAERNETVEKHKRWVDAAAAMGCHSIRVNLNGSLDPEEWKMNSVDGLTKLSTYAKGKNINILVENHGGLSSNGEMHAEVMKMVNMDNCGTLPDFGNFCITRKPDSRECELEYDKYKGVKELMPYAKAVSAKSNNFDADGNEIGIDYVKMLQMVKDHGYKGFIGVEYEGSVLDEEAGIKATKDLLLKAAKEVV comes from the coding sequence GTGGCCGAGCCAGCACCATTTTTTACCCTTTCACTGGCGCAGTGGTCCATACATCGTATGATAAGGGAAGATGGGGTAGATCCTTACACCTTTGCTGAAAAGGCGAAAAATTGGGGCTTTACGGGATTGGAATATGTGAGTCAGCTTTATAATCCAGAGCTTTCGGATGCAGAGTATTCCGAAGAAGCCATGGCTTCTTTCGTGAACAAATCTAATGCTGAGGCGGAGAAGCATGGAATGAAAAACGTGCTTATTATGATCGACGGTCAAGGAAATTTAGCCGTAAGTGATGAAGCTGAACGAAATGAAACTGTTGAAAAGCATAAGCGTTGGGTAGATGCCGCAGCTGCAATGGGCTGCCACTCCATTAGGGTGAATCTTAACGGAAGTCTTGATCCCGAAGAATGGAAAATGAATTCGGTAGACGGACTCACCAAATTATCAACTTACGCTAAAGGGAAAAACATTAATATACTAGTGGAAAACCATGGAGGTCTTTCTTCAAACGGAGAAATGCATGCCGAGGTCATGAAAATGGTGAATATGGATAACTGTGGGACATTGCCGGATTTTGGTAATTTCTGTATCACCAGAAAACCGGATAGCCGGGAGTGCGAGTTAGAATACGATAAGTACAAAGGAGTAAAAGAATTGATGCCTTATGCCAAGGCAGTAAGTGCAAAATCTAATAATTTTGATGCCGATGGTAATGAAATTGGAATAGATTACGTAAAAATGTTACAGATGGTAAAAGATCATGGCTATAAAGGTTTTATAGGAGTGGAATATGAAGGGAGTGTATTGGATGAGGAAGCCGGGATAAAAGCCACCAAAGATTTATTACTTAAGGCCGCTAAAGAAGTGGTTTAA
- a CDS encoding GMC oxidoreductase, giving the protein MSKFYYNEEQESYDAIVVGTGISGGWAAKELCENGLKTLVLERGRMVKHRDDYETANMDPWDFPNAGQPTQEDIAKQEKQHRTGYTTQAASKMWFVNDLEHPYNEVKRFDWMRGYHVGGRSLQWGRHSYRWSDIDFKANLNDGHGVDWPVRYKDIAPWYDKVESYIGVTGEKLGLPQLPDGQFEPMMELNCVEQHVREKVAENFNGRVITAGRVAHINSDKQFDGDGRSRCQYRNRCIRGCPFGAYFSSLSSTLPAAEATGNMTLRPDSIVHEVIYDADSKKATGVKVIDRVTKEVYEYKAKVIFLCASAIASTSILMQSKSDRFPNGMGNDSDQLGRNIMDHHLGVGAQGKFDGFEDKYYKGRKPNGIYLPRFRNLGGDSNRKDYTRGFGYQGGAGRGNWEESIAELSHGAALKEAILKPGGWTFGMGGFGEVLPYQDNRFTLDYDKLDQWGLPTATFDAEFKENELNMRKDMMQSAVDMLTKAGLKEVEPFDKETALGLGIHEMGTARMGRNRKTSVVDGNNALHDVPNVYVTDGAFMTSASCVNPSLTYMAFTARAANHAAKELKKGNI; this is encoded by the coding sequence ATGAGTAAATTTTATTACAACGAAGAGCAGGAATCTTACGACGCAATTGTTGTCGGAACTGGTATTAGCGGTGGTTGGGCTGCAAAGGAATTATGTGAAAATGGCCTAAAGACTCTTGTTCTAGAGCGGGGAAGAATGGTAAAACATCGGGATGACTATGAAACGGCCAATATGGACCCATGGGATTTTCCAAATGCAGGGCAACCTACTCAAGAAGATATTGCTAAACAAGAAAAACAACACAGAACAGGATACACCACCCAAGCTGCCAGCAAAATGTGGTTCGTGAATGACTTAGAGCATCCTTATAATGAAGTTAAACGTTTTGACTGGATGCGCGGTTACCATGTTGGTGGACGTTCCTTACAATGGGGCCGTCACAGTTACCGTTGGAGCGACATAGACTTTAAAGCAAATTTAAATGATGGTCACGGCGTGGATTGGCCTGTGCGTTATAAAGATATTGCGCCCTGGTATGATAAGGTAGAGTCCTACATTGGTGTTACCGGCGAGAAACTGGGCCTTCCGCAACTTCCTGATGGGCAATTTGAACCTATGATGGAGCTAAACTGCGTTGAACAACACGTTAGGGAAAAAGTAGCGGAAAATTTTAATGGTAGAGTTATTACTGCCGGTCGTGTAGCGCATATCAATAGTGATAAACAGTTTGATGGCGATGGCCGTTCTAGATGTCAATACAGAAACAGATGTATTCGCGGATGTCCTTTCGGCGCCTATTTTAGCAGCCTTTCCTCAACATTGCCTGCAGCCGAAGCAACCGGGAACATGACACTGAGGCCAGACTCCATCGTACATGAAGTTATTTATGATGCTGATTCTAAAAAAGCGACCGGTGTAAAAGTTATAGATCGTGTAACAAAAGAAGTCTATGAGTACAAAGCTAAGGTAATTTTTCTTTGTGCTTCTGCCATAGCCTCTACTTCCATTTTAATGCAATCCAAATCCGACCGTTTTCCAAATGGTATGGGGAACGATTCCGACCAACTTGGCCGTAATATTATGGATCATCATTTAGGAGTAGGCGCACAAGGAAAATTCGACGGATTCGAAGATAAATACTACAAGGGAAGAAAACCCAACGGAATTTACCTTCCGCGTTTTAGGAACCTAGGAGGTGATTCCAACAGAAAGGATTACACAAGAGGTTTTGGTTATCAAGGAGGTGCCGGAAGAGGTAATTGGGAGGAAAGTATTGCAGAGCTTTCCCACGGTGCAGCACTCAAAGAGGCTATTCTTAAGCCAGGAGGTTGGACCTTTGGCATGGGTGGTTTCGGCGAAGTATTGCCCTATCAAGATAACCGTTTCACCTTGGATTATGACAAATTAGATCAATGGGGCTTACCCACGGCAACCTTTGATGCAGAATTCAAGGAGAACGAATTGAATATGCGAAAAGATATGATGCAGTCTGCTGTGGATATGCTTACCAAGGCAGGACTAAAAGAAGTAGAACCATTTGATAAAGAGACAGCTCTTGGTCTTGGAATCCATGAAATGGGTACTGCCAGAATGGGTCGTAATAGAAAAACGTCTGTAGTAGACGGGAACAATGCCTTACATGATGTACCCAATGTTTATGTCACTGACGGTGCATTCATGACCTCCGCCAGTTGCGTTAATCCATCGTTAACATATATGGCATTTACGGCAAGAGCGGCAAACCATGCAGCAAAAGAACTTAAAAAAGGAAATATATAA
- a CDS encoding gluconate 2-dehydrogenase subunit 3 family protein yields MDRRKALKNMGLAMGYTLATPTLISLMQSCKGEPAVVWTPDFFTMDEGSAVTKLVDIILPKTDTPSASEVNVHLFIDKFANEVMEKEQQDFVRMSMNKFMDKVLADSGKEQIKDITTEDLEPVLAAALKVSNEDKITNMKMINTYNKAVAAGEEAQLDDTVSRFAFADNLRGLTIWGYKTSEYVGEEVLAYLPVPGEYIGCADTQELTGGKAWSL; encoded by the coding sequence ATGGATAGAAGAAAAGCACTTAAAAACATGGGGTTAGCAATGGGTTACACCTTAGCCACCCCAACATTAATTAGCCTAATGCAAAGCTGTAAAGGTGAACCCGCGGTGGTATGGACGCCAGATTTCTTTACAATGGATGAAGGCTCGGCAGTTACTAAATTAGTAGATATTATATTACCTAAAACAGATACTCCTTCTGCCTCCGAAGTTAATGTTCATCTTTTCATTGATAAATTTGCAAATGAAGTGATGGAAAAGGAGCAACAAGATTTTGTTAGAATGTCCATGAACAAGTTTATGGATAAAGTCTTGGCGGATAGTGGAAAGGAACAAATAAAGGATATAACCACAGAGGATTTAGAACCGGTCTTAGCGGCCGCTTTAAAAGTGAGCAACGAAGATAAGATAACGAACATGAAGATGATAAACACGTATAATAAAGCTGTCGCCGCAGGTGAAGAAGCCCAGCTGGATGATACGGTCTCTCGTTTTGCCTTTGCCGATAATTTAAGAGGGCTAACTATCTGGGGCTACAAAACATCAGAATATGTGGGTGAAGAAGTATTGGCTTATCTTCCAGTTCCTGGGGAATATATCGGGTGTGCCGATACCCAAGAACTAACCGGAGGAAAGGCTTGGTCTTTATAA
- a CDS encoding hydroxypyruvate isomerase family protein — protein MKRRGFIQNSILTGGAMVLGSNFSFASGKSDVTAPAFNLKYAPHIGMFEHHAGKDPIDQLNFIADQGFTAFEDNNMRTREISVQNEMAKTMQKRNLEMGVFVAHKIYWKEPNLASGDSEKRTEFLNFIKESVEVAKRANAKWMTVVPGHVDLKLNMGYQTANVVETLKLASAILEPHDLTMVLEPLNFRNHPGLFLTESPQAYEICKAVDSPSCKILFDIYHQQIQEGNLIPNMEACWDEIAYIQIGDNPGRKEPTTGEINYKNVFKFIHSKGFNGILGMEHGNSRPNKEGEQAVIDAYRKVDNFL, from the coding sequence ATGAAACGAAGAGGTTTTATTCAGAATTCAATTTTGACCGGTGGTGCTATGGTGTTAGGTAGCAATTTTTCATTTGCATCTGGCAAAAGTGATGTTACAGCACCTGCGTTTAACCTTAAGTACGCGCCTCATATAGGCATGTTTGAACATCATGCGGGTAAGGACCCCATTGACCAACTTAACTTTATTGCTGATCAGGGTTTTACCGCTTTTGAAGATAACAATATGAGAACACGAGAAATCAGTGTTCAAAATGAAATGGCTAAAACCATGCAAAAACGTAACCTTGAAATGGGCGTTTTTGTAGCGCATAAGATTTATTGGAAGGAACCCAATTTGGCATCCGGAGATAGCGAAAAGAGAACTGAATTTTTAAATTTCATAAAAGAGTCCGTTGAAGTTGCCAAACGTGCTAATGCTAAATGGATGACCGTAGTTCCTGGGCATGTCGATTTAAAACTGAACATGGGATATCAAACAGCTAACGTTGTTGAAACCTTAAAGCTAGCATCGGCTATTCTTGAACCTCATGACCTTACGATGGTATTGGAACCTTTAAATTTTAGAAATCACCCAGGACTATTTCTCACGGAATCTCCACAAGCCTACGAAATTTGTAAAGCTGTTGATTCTCCTTCTTGCAAGATTCTTTTTGATATATATCATCAACAGATACAGGAAGGTAATTTAATCCCTAATATGGAAGCTTGTTGGGACGAAATAGCCTATATACAAATTGGTGATAATCCAGGCCGTAAGGAACCTACTACCGGGGAAATAAATTATAAAAATGTCTTTAAATTTATACATAGCAAGGGATTTAATGGCATATTAGGTATGGAGCACGGTAATTCGCGACCAAATAAAGAAGGCGAGCAAGCCGTTATAGATGCGTACAGAAAAGTAGATAACTTTCTCTAA